A window of bacterium genomic DNA:
CACCTTCTCCCGGACGGCGCACGCCGGCAAGCTGTGCGGCATTTTCTTCCACATAGCGCTGCAGACGGTATTCGTGGTTCCCGAATATCCACACAATCCGAGCATTTGGCGCGATCTTTCGCAGGCGCTTGAATAGATTGTAGATCTTCTCAAGTTCCCGCTCCAGCCGCGTCTTGAAGCGTTTGCCGTCTCCATCGTCAATGACCAAGGCTTTGGGATTTTTTGCCTCTTCTTCGGTTAACTCATCGTGCGCGCTTTTCGCGAATCTCGAGATATCGGCAAAATCATTCGCGTCTCCGTTTACGAAGATCACCGCCGGCTGTAACTCGGCGATAAGCTCGAATGAGGCACTCAAGGCATTTTCGTCCTCATACGGAATATGGATGTCGCTGATAGCGACTGCGATTTCCCATGCACTGACTTTTGAGGGATCAGATGCGTATTCCTTCGTTCCCCAGAAAAATCCATAGTCGGCAATGGGCACTTGGTACACTTGGAACCGCTGACGTCCCCTTTGGTGGTACACCACCGAGTATCCAAGTTGCCAATTCTTGCCGATGGGCCTTCTGCAAAGCGAGAAGTTCTCGTAGGCAGACAGATACTTCGGACCCTGAATGGTACGGCAAGCCCAGCCGCCGCGATTCGTATGCCCTTGGATGAGCGATACGCCTTCGTCATCCAAAAGTGTATGAGCCACATATCCTGAAGGGCTTGAGAGCCCCCCGCGAAACCAGTGCCCGATTTCCAATAGCCCATACCGATAGGTATTGTTGCGCGTGCCGTTGTACCGCTGTTCAATCCGTTCTGCTTTGCAAAACTTCGCCATCTCTTCAAGCAGTTCCGGATAGTATTTGGTCAGGTAGGCGACGAGATAATGCTCGTCACAGCCGTAAATCCAAATAAACTCGGCGTTCGGCAAGGCTTCGCGAAACATGCGGAAGATCCCGAAAAGCTGTTCCATTTCCTTGCGCAGAGCACGCTCCATCATCTCTCTCTTGACAGCCCTGACGAGCTGAGACTCGCTCATGCTTTTCACAAGTCTTTTCGGCTCGCCGGTTTCTTCGGCAACGCCAAATTTTTCGTTCAGCTCTTCTTGCGCAGCCTGCTCTTCCTCGCGTACACGTGCTTCGATTTCTTTACCAATCGTTTTTCGTTCGCGCTCGCTGAAAACACGCAATGGATCGCGAGAAATGTGCGAGCGGTGGAAATAATCCCAGATGTCTCCATTGAAAAAAACCCGATCCACTCCAAGATCCTTGGCGTGCATAATGACTAGCGCGAGCGCCTTCTCGTCCTGGTGCGGTACGCGGATATTGCTCACCACGATGCCCTTTTCGATGTTTGGCTTTGAGACCGCCGGTTTCTCGATTGGAGGCGTGTCCTTTTCCGCGATGGCCGCTTTTTGAGTATCGGCGGCCGTGCCATGCGCCGCATTCGGCGAAGCTGTACTAGTCTGCGCCGCGGTAGAATGTTCTTGCGCAGTTACGTGAGAAGGCCCACTTACCTTTGGCTCGGTCACAATGGGTAATGGATCTTGCTTTTGCGCATCGGCGGAATCAACGATAGCCGGCTTCAACGTTTCTGGCTTTAAGGCCACGGAGGACTTTACCGAACGTCGTGACAGCTTTCGCATAGATGATGCGCGCACCTTTTTTCTTGACTTCCTGGCGTTCTTCTTTTTCTTGCCTGCCTTCTTATGCTTGGGCATGTAGTCACCTCTGTATATTCAGATTTCAAGTTACTTGAAACTTCACCCGCACTCTAACATGCAAGAATTTGATGTCAACCCCCACACTAATTGTCTGCATGTGGATATCCCCTTAGGTTATCGCGCTGGCTTACTTTATTGGTGAATATTTCACTTTTCAATCATATTATTTACGACGCCTTGCGTCGTTACCAGACAATTAGTGTAGGGGTCAATGGTGGATAATCGGAAAAACCTCTCCAAACACATTTTTACAATAAAATCAAGAAAACGGGCCTCTCTCCAGCGTCGCCCCGCACTAATTTCGTCGGATAGACCATTATATTCAAAAACATTTCCACGGTAACGCCTGGCGGCTCATGACTGTGCTTTCCGAAGATTATTGCAGAAAATTAGTGCGGGGTTTCGTTTTGTAACCCCGCCTTGGCGGGGACAAAACATTAAAAAAAGCGACACATTCGTGTCGCTGTCAAGTTAAATTTTCGGTTACGGGGTTTTGGTTGTTCCCGTTTTCCCCTCTTCTTGAGGATTATCGGGCTTTTGCTCCGGTTCCGTAGGTTTTGGGGTCCGCTTGAGCGTCGGACGTCCGGGTGTTTCGGGCTCCTGGCCATCTCCTTCGCCGGGCCGTTTTAATTTCGGTCCATCTTTGTTTTCCGCTTCTCGTACCTTGGCGATACCGAGTCGTTCTTCTCGGATCGCTTTTTGGATTTCAACAAATTCGCTTGTATCGGTGACGTAGTTGGCCTTTGGCGGCAGATACCGCGCTTCCTGCTCCACGCGCTCCATGCGGTCATTAAGCGAAGGATGCGTACGCCAAAATGACGTGCCGCCAAGTTTCTGATCTTTCAATAACCGGTCGAATGAGCCCGTAAGCAACCGCGGATCGTAACCGGCATTCCACAGATACTGCCCACCCAGAAGATCGGCCTCGGACTCCGATGCTCTGGTTATGCCGAGGGCTTCGATATTCATGAGCATGCCGATACCATTGTAACCAAGATACCCGATGCCGCCGAAAATGATACCGGCCATGGCGGCATACTGCTGCCATTGCATTTTCGAGATCATTTTCGCGGAATGCCTGGCGTTTACATGCGCGATCTCGTGGGCCACTACGGCGGCAACCTCGCCTTCGGATTTCATCGCCAGAATGAGCGTATCATGAATGAATATCTGCCCACCCGGTAAAGCAAAGGCGTTGATTTCGCGTTCCTTTGATGGGTCGGCGAGCGTATAGCAGGTGATAGGAGACCATGCGTCGGAATTGCGCGCAATGTTTTGGCAAAGCCGGTTTACGTATTCGGTAACGCGCGTGTCCTTATGGACCTTAGCTGTTCTTAAAATATCCTGCGCGATCTGTTGTCCGAGCTGTATTTCGCTCTCTTTAGAGATCATCCCCGGCAGAATTTTGTACGGCCGCACTTTGTCGGTCTTGCGCTTCTTCAGATCGCCAATATCTTCCACATTGCCGAGCTTTCGCTCGTCTTGTTTGCCTGCAAGTATGGTTTCATTGATCTGGCGAAGACGCGCAGGCCAAGTCTTGAGGCTCTCGAGTTTCGAGAAGCGATGCGAGTTCTTCGCTTGCACCAGGTACCGTTCGAGCTTCGCGTTTCGTACCGCGCGTTTCAAGCCGCTTGCTTCATCAAGCTTTGCTTTTAGAGCATCGCGCTCTTTGGTGAATTCTGCGGAGTCTTGTCCGGAGTCTTGGGCTACCGCGATGGCTTCATCCAGGTCTTCAAGCCGCTCATCGGTTTTGGAAAAATCAAACGTAGTATCGCCATCGAGCTTGCGTTTTAATGCCTCGCTTTTTTCCTGTTTTTCTCCGATAAAATCCTTGAGCTTTTTGATCTCTTGGTCAAGATCGGCGGTGTCCCCTTTCTCATCTTTCAACTTATCTCGTTTTCGCTCCAGCCGCTCAACCTGTACCAGCGCCGAAAGAATGTCCTTGTTGATCTGTTTCCGCTCTCCCCTCACTACCCCCTGCTCCAATTCGAGTTTTCTGACCTTCTCGTCAAGCGGAGCAATGGCAGCGACATCCTGTTTTTTGAGCGTATCGCGGACCTTCTCGAAAACCGAATCGTCGATACGAAAATCTTCGTTGACGCTTGCGAAAAAGTCGCTATAGGAATTTTCAATGAGCGCAAGCGCCTGCTCGGCGCTCACCGGCTCACTTGAGGGGCGAGCAAAGCTTCCGGCCGGGAACAACAGCAAGGTAACCAGCACATATGACAAAAACTGGCGAAATGGTGTTGCTTTCATGGGTTTTCTCCTCTTCTTCTCTTGATGCGTAAAATTTCAACGTACTCTCTTGTTGTACTCTCGTTGACATTTTATGTCAACGAGAGTATGGTGTCCTTCTGGAGTCATGCTGTGAAGATGAGGCATCTGTTCCAGAAGACTCTCTTTGAAAGGAGAATATACATGCGATATACACGCCTTGTTGCATTCTTGACGCTCTTTGCGACAGTTGTGGCCCTGCCTGTCCTTGCAGAGGATAAGCCCGCTAACCGCTTTCAGATCGGCGCCTTCGGAGGCCTTGCGCAAGGAAACACCGACTACCCCGGCAAGCAGCTGACCCTCGGCGGAGGCATATACTACCACCCGTTCTACCGAAAAAATGCTGCGGCACAGCGCCTATCCTTTGGAGCCGAATTGAGCCGCATGGTGCTCAACTCCGAAAAGATCTCTCAAGCAGAGAGATTTCAGGATAAACTATGGCTCATAAGCCCGGGAATCCGCTATGATGCCCTGGATACAACACATTTCCGTGTCTCGCTCCATGCGGGAGGAACATTGGCCCGAAACACCCAAGTGTACCAGGTAAAGTATCAGCGCAGATGGGTTGATATCCGGGATTTCGGCTATTACTGTGACGTCTGCCAGAGCTCAATGCAACTTGTGGCAAACGGCGGAATATCTTTCGCGCTGGTTAAGCCTGTCAGAGATTACAACGATGATGTTCTATCGCGTTGGATCTTCCCCGTCAGGTACACCAGGTACTCGAATGGCCTCAAGACAATCACCTTCGGAATCGAATATTCTTTTAAGTAGCCGCAATTGCCAAGGAGGACAATATGTCCACAGCTGAATTTCATGGATTGTTTCTGATTTCCCTCGTAGGAGTACCGATTTTTGGGCTGGTTGTATGGGTAAGAAGCCGGTTCTTTGGTCACAAGATTTGGCCCTTTGACTAATATTCGGGACTAGCCGGAATTCAAAAAAAATATGGTCGCTCATCGCGGCCATTTTTCATTGCCCATATTCTATACTCCTTACTCAACTTCCTTTGCGGCGGCCCTATAGAGACAGAGCGGGCAATCTGGCGCGGATTTGGGAAACTTATCACCCATCAAACACGCATGCGCGTCGAGAAGTCCCTGTTCAACCCAGTCGGCCTTTCCTTTATAAGGAATAATTTCTACTTCAAATTCCAGCTTGCCGTCAAAGGCTTTGCGGTCCTTTTTACCGTTCGCGTATACAAAATAACCAGTATCGGACACGGAAAATCCATTCTGGCGCAAAAGCCATTGGTAAATTTCCATTTGACGCTTGTAGCCTTCCCGATACGGCGAATTCATGGAAATTTCGCCATCCGTGCTTGTGGCTTTATAATCCACCACATACAGTTCTTTTTTTGGGTTTACCCACACGTCATCAACCGCTCCGGTTACGATAAAATTCGTTGGTTTGTGATGATACTGTACGCCTACAAAATTCTCCCGCCAGGTGTTCATGTCGGGATGCTGGAATGGAACGGCATCCACGCCATACGTTTTCATGAGCGGATGCGCGGTTCCTTTCGCGCGATGCACGTCAAATTCCTTTTTGAGCAAGTGGTCCACCGCAGAATTAAGCGTGAAAGGATACCCCGGCGGCTGGTCTATTCCGCAACGCCTGTCCAGATAAAAACATCGCTTGCAATTGATGAAGTTCTCAAGCCTGGAACGGCTTAATTTGAATGGCTCTTTGGAGACGGGATTAAAAATGTTGCGTATCCGTTTTGCACTTTGTGCTTTTATCATCCTAGGAAGAATACCACGCCAATAAACAAAAAACCACATCACAAGATGTGTCTTAGCATCTTTAGGCTATTTCGTGGTGCTACAGATATTCGACCTTTCCCGTCTCAAGGAATTTTTCCACTTGCTCGTTATAATGCTGCGAAAAGTGCCGGTAGCCGTGGCCTTCTTTCAACTCCCAATCCTTATAGAGCTTCGGTTTCATCATCTCGGGATGCCAGTTCCGCACCATATCGGTAAGCGCCTCGTTGTTTTGATACTTGCCGCCCTCGCGGTAGGTGCCGCCCGAAACCCCTTCCGTCTCGAAAAACACAAGTTGCGCAACCCGCATACCCACCACCAAAGGAATGCGCTGTGAACGGCTGTTGTTGGTGATTTCCATGGTCCAGCGGTTGCAAAAACCGATATCTCCCATGCCCGCACACTTGCATACCTCAATATAACTGCGTCCCAGAGAGCTTCTTGCCTGCATTTTTGTGGTAATGCGGTTATCGTTCCCTCCGATAAATTCTATAGTGTGCGCCAAGACCGTCTCTCCCGGTTCAAGCACAATGATACGCTCGCGGTGATGTATGCCTTCAAGCAGCGCTCCTTTATTTTCCTGTACTGCCCAGTCTTCATGGGTCTGGGCTTCGTACCACGCCTTACCCCACACACGATCCACATCTTCTTTGTCATAGACGTTAAAAATCCGCGAAGCATTCACGTTGAGCGATTCTCGGAAATAAAAAGATCCAAGCCGCACGTCATATTGGCTTGTGCCGAGACTCCGCTTGCCAAACGGAAAAATAAAAATCCTCTCGGCTTTCAGATGCCGGAGAATGGCGTCGCCAGAGAGGCAGGAGCGTTCTTCTGTAGAGTGGATCATGCGGGCTACGGATTTTTATGCAGTAGTTCGTTGCTAATACGACGAAGCGTGGAGGCAGGGACGATAGATTGCTTACCGAACGCATCCCGGACGCTCATACCTGCCACGCGGCCCTCAAAATCAACAATAATCGCATCCGCAAGAGGAGCGTCTGATATGACAAAAAAGTCTCGAGTTACCGCGGACAGCATTGCGGTCTGAAATGAGGGTGCTGCGGTATTTTCAAATACGTTTGCCGAGAGCATGAAAAGGCGAGCGCCAAGCCTCGGACGATCGTCTTCAAAAGGAAGAATGGTTAGTTGCCGGTCGGAAACGCGAAGAAGAACAAAGTTCGTGGACGTGTCCGATGCCACAACGCTTGCCTGATGCCGCCCGTCTTCATCAAGCGCATATATTCCCAGAATTCCGACTTTTGCCAAAGAGGTTGCTGAGACACCAAGGGCCAATGACCCATCGGCATCATGTGCAAGAATAAAGCCATCGCTTGTTAGCGCAAGGCCGGTGATAGCCTCTTTTGGAGAGGCGGCCATAGTCCCCTTTTGCAATTTCCCATTCTTTCCGGCTTTTCGAACAATTTCAATTGAAATGGCGGCTTTTTTTACGCGCTCGGCCAAGTCCGGAATAGCCTCACTCTCCTCTACCCTCACTATTTCGGTTTTGTTCACAATGGTAGTGCGCTCGGACGTGCGGCGCAGGACCGGAAACCACACACCTACAGAGGTTTGAGCTAGGCGAGGTATCACAAAACGGTCAAGAAAAATTCCTCCGATGCCCCCGACAACGAATATAAGCAAGAGTGAAAAAATGCGCTTCATGATTTTATCGAGAGCATCCTACCATACCGCAAAAAAAAGAAAAAGGGATTCGCTTTTTAGCGATCCAAGAGGGTTACTTCGAAAACTGATGGGCGTGGATTTCCTCTTCAACC
This region includes:
- a CDS encoding metallophosphoesterase, with the protein product MPKHKKAGKKKKNARKSRKKVRASSMRKLSRRSVKSSVALKPETLKPAIVDSADAQKQDPLPIVTEPKVSGPSHVTAQEHSTAAQTSTASPNAAHGTAADTQKAAIAEKDTPPIEKPAVSKPNIEKGIVVSNIRVPHQDEKALALVIMHAKDLGVDRVFFNGDIWDYFHRSHISRDPLRVFSERERKTIGKEIEARVREEEQAAQEELNEKFGVAEETGEPKRLVKSMSESQLVRAVKREMMERALRKEMEQLFGIFRMFREALPNAEFIWIYGCDEHYLVAYLTKYYPELLEEMAKFCKAERIEQRYNGTRNNTYRYGLLEIGHWFRGGLSSPSGYVAHTLLDDEGVSLIQGHTNRGGWACRTIQGPKYLSAYENFSLCRRPIGKNWQLGYSVVYHQRGRQRFQVYQVPIADYGFFWGTKEYASDPSKVSAWEIAVAISDIHIPYEDENALSASFELIAELQPAVIFVNGDANDFADISRFAKSAHDELTEEEAKNPKALVIDDGDGKRFKTRLERELEKIYNLFKRLRKIAPNARIVWIFGNHEYRLQRYVEENAAQLAGVRRPGEGEDVLSLASLSKVKELGIEIVYSKLIESYTTYGGLLVGHFYLVRQKSAHSARALLQKKHKSLIQPHVHRVGAHYQTRLDGKMYVAVETGCLCDLNPKYMQDPNWQHGFVVIHKKKTTDRFYLQPIHIVDGAFLFGGKRYGRKSKEVLDPNAVVSNGNGLVVAGDPTPDAGPGKDSGKEKSGS
- a CDS encoding M48 family metalloprotease; the protein is MKATPFRQFLSYVLVTLLLFPAGSFARPSSEPVSAEQALALIENSYSDFFASVNEDFRIDDSVFEKVRDTLKKQDVAAIAPLDEKVRKLELEQGVVRGERKQINKDILSALVQVERLERKRDKLKDEKGDTADLDQEIKKLKDFIGEKQEKSEALKRKLDGDTTFDFSKTDERLEDLDEAIAVAQDSGQDSAEFTKERDALKAKLDEASGLKRAVRNAKLERYLVQAKNSHRFSKLESLKTWPARLRQINETILAGKQDERKLGNVEDIGDLKKRKTDKVRPYKILPGMISKESEIQLGQQIAQDILRTAKVHKDTRVTEYVNRLCQNIARNSDAWSPITCYTLADPSKEREINAFALPGGQIFIHDTLILAMKSEGEVAAVVAHEIAHVNARHSAKMISKMQWQQYAAMAGIIFGGIGYLGYNGIGMLMNIEALGITRASESEADLLGGQYLWNAGYDPRLLTGSFDRLLKDQKLGGTSFWRTHPSLNDRMERVEQEARYLPPKANYVTDTSEFVEIQKAIREERLGIAKVREAENKDGPKLKRPGEGDGQEPETPGRPTLKRTPKPTEPEQKPDNPQEEGKTGTTKTP
- a CDS encoding PD-(D/E)XK nuclease family protein — protein: MIKAQSAKRIRNIFNPVSKEPFKLSRSRLENFINCKRCFYLDRRCGIDQPPGYPFTLNSAVDHLLKKEFDVHRAKGTAHPLMKTYGVDAVPFQHPDMNTWRENFVGVQYHHKPTNFIVTGAVDDVWVNPKKELYVVDYKATSTDGEISMNSPYREGYKRQMEIYQWLLRQNGFSVSDTGYFVYANGKKDRKAFDGKLEFEVEIIPYKGKADWVEQGLLDAHACLMGDKFPKSAPDCPLCLYRAAAKEVE